One genomic window of Pirellulales bacterium includes the following:
- a CDS encoding efflux RND transporter permease subunit, which translates to MKLSDAAVDRPKVVIVLTIMTLLLAVMSAYLIPVQRTPAIHTAIVMISIPYPGAEPTEVEDEITAKIEEALERLDKVDFISSTSLRGSSVVQIVFLDGVDGKRARDDVEHLVNEVRRQLPMGREVQPIVTDLDFESFPLMLVTLTGPQGYDERALKQTAEDVQDMLEGIPGVANTQLFGGREREIHVDVDPQLLSQYGLSIGDVRRTLEGFHARMPGGVLDSESLDLHVRSETKFRDVHDIREAVIKQVDGRLITVSDVAAVDDTYRRLMSFSQLDGNTSATIIVNKESGINTLATAKVVKQRIEQIAGTLPHIKISTSRDISEDISVMFETLGSDAVFGAWVVFLIMALSMGVRLALIVVLAIPFAGAVSLVFLYMAGYAVSNMVIFSYIVAGGMVIDGAIIVSDAIYRYLEQGYDSKTAAKLGTHEVAMPVFAADLVTVAAFAPMMLVPGIMGDFMGVLPVVVCLSLAGSLIVDHFLVPVVASIWFRNYKAKTPQQEQAGGKTGYAVGGLWAPFYRGYEAMLRWSLRNRWAVVTCCGMSIAWAGMMLYFGLIGYTFFPGSDRGQFEISFEMPLGASIEETAAAAKSIYGPLEDLRQRGELRNYVTAVGSSQALAARLDTDPTMGPEFGKVMVELVPPAERSRKEDEIVNWLRDTIVPPPGMTFKIEQVEEGPPGGYDVALRLSGKNLDQLGTLGRALYKRLAQIEGTVDARCDYRAENPTLVIEPRPSVVGMFDMTEADVARSIQTVVLGDTTIELRLDDEDVTLRLQALPKYQRFGRDVADLMLVSPTGKRATVGELADLRIENGLYSVNRRDLDRAVTVMANVRDDLGVIPDHVFKQLREQVLPEFGLQLAAGSRVSFIGQPNTPAEGIRASFTGENEERDKGAFWLFNSMILGVVLIFGILVIQFYSFRQSIVVMSTVPLSFVGVVVGMLVCQFDFSLAAFIGLVSLTGVVVNDAIVLVDFVNEAIKRGLPLDEAVVEGGMKRCRAVILTMLTSNGGMLPTFFNFSGGSEFWQPLCGSIIFGLLVSAFLTLIVIPVGYSLAYDPFGTRRRREAGLVPAGLTPGLPSPAPDLLPAGAYRTAPQAT; encoded by the coding sequence ATGAAACTGAGCGATGCCGCGGTCGATCGCCCGAAAGTCGTGATCGTGTTGACGATCATGACCCTGCTGCTGGCCGTCATGAGCGCGTATTTGATCCCGGTTCAGCGCACGCCGGCGATCCATACGGCGATTGTGATGATCAGCATCCCCTACCCCGGCGCCGAGCCGACCGAGGTGGAGGATGAGATCACGGCCAAGATCGAGGAGGCGCTCGAGCGGCTCGACAAGGTCGACTTCATCAGCTCGACCAGCCTTCGCGGTTCGTCCGTCGTGCAGATCGTGTTTCTCGACGGCGTCGACGGCAAACGGGCCCGGGACGACGTCGAACATCTCGTCAACGAGGTGCGCCGGCAGTTGCCGATGGGGCGCGAGGTCCAGCCGATCGTCACCGACCTGGACTTCGAAAGCTTCCCCCTGATGCTCGTCACGCTCACCGGGCCCCAGGGCTACGACGAGCGCGCGCTGAAGCAGACGGCCGAAGACGTGCAGGACATGCTCGAGGGTATTCCCGGCGTGGCCAACACGCAGTTGTTCGGGGGCCGCGAGCGGGAGATTCACGTCGACGTCGATCCGCAATTGCTGTCCCAATACGGGCTGTCGATCGGCGACGTGCGGCGCACGCTCGAAGGGTTTCATGCCCGGATGCCTGGCGGCGTGCTCGATTCGGAATCGCTCGACTTGCACGTGCGGAGCGAGACGAAGTTTCGCGACGTGCACGACATCCGCGAAGCGGTGATCAAGCAGGTCGACGGCCGGCTGATCACGGTGTCGGACGTGGCCGCGGTCGATGATACCTATCGGCGGCTGATGAGCTTCTCGCAGCTCGACGGTAATACGAGCGCGACGATCATCGTCAACAAGGAGTCGGGCATCAACACCCTGGCCACGGCCAAGGTGGTCAAGCAGCGGATCGAGCAGATCGCCGGCACGCTGCCGCACATCAAGATCTCGACGTCGCGCGACATCTCCGAGGATATCTCGGTGATGTTCGAGACACTGGGGTCCGACGCGGTGTTTGGCGCCTGGGTTGTGTTCTTGATCATGGCCCTGTCGATGGGCGTGCGCCTGGCGCTGATCGTCGTGCTGGCGATTCCCTTCGCGGGGGCCGTGTCGCTCGTGTTCCTGTACATGGCCGGCTACGCCGTGTCGAACATGGTGATCTTTAGCTACATCGTCGCCGGCGGGATGGTGATCGATGGGGCGATCATCGTCTCCGATGCCATCTATCGCTATCTCGAACAAGGCTACGACTCGAAGACCGCGGCCAAGCTGGGCACGCACGAGGTGGCGATGCCGGTCTTCGCCGCCGACCTGGTCACCGTGGCCGCCTTTGCCCCCATGATGCTCGTGCCGGGCATCATGGGCGATTTCATGGGCGTGTTGCCGGTCGTAGTTTGCCTGTCGCTGGCCGGGTCGCTAATCGTCGATCACTTCCTGGTGCCGGTCGTGGCATCCATTTGGTTCCGCAACTACAAGGCGAAGACACCGCAGCAGGAGCAGGCAGGCGGCAAGACTGGTTACGCCGTCGGTGGTCTCTGGGCGCCGTTCTATCGCGGCTACGAGGCCATGTTGCGCTGGTCGCTGCGCAATCGCTGGGCGGTCGTCACGTGCTGCGGCATGTCGATCGCCTGGGCCGGAATGATGCTCTACTTCGGACTGATCGGCTACACATTCTTTCCTGGCAGCGACCGCGGCCAGTTTGAGATCAGCTTCGAGATGCCGCTCGGCGCCAGCATCGAAGAGACCGCCGCGGCGGCCAAGTCGATCTACGGACCGCTGGAAGATCTGCGCCAGCGCGGTGAGTTGCGCAACTATGTGACGGCCGTTGGCTCCTCGCAGGCGCTGGCGGCGCGGCTCGACACCGATCCCACGATGGGGCCCGAGTTCGGCAAGGTGATGGTCGAGCTGGTACCGCCAGCGGAGCGCTCGCGCAAAGAAGACGAGATCGTCAATTGGCTGCGCGACACCATTGTGCCGCCGCCGGGGATGACGTTCAAAATCGAGCAAGTCGAAGAAGGCCCGCCGGGCGGATACGACGTCGCGCTGCGGCTTTCCGGCAAAAACCTCGATCAACTCGGCACATTGGGCCGGGCACTTTACAAGCGGCTGGCGCAGATCGAAGGCACCGTCGACGCACGCTGCGACTATCGTGCCGAGAACCCCACGTTGGTCATCGAGCCGCGCCCCAGCGTCGTCGGCATGTTCGACATGACCGAGGCCGACGTCGCCCGGTCGATTCAGACAGTCGTGTTGGGAGATACGACGATCGAACTCCGGCTGGACGACGAGGACGTCACCTTGCGATTGCAGGCGCTGCCCAAGTACCAGCGTTTTGGCCGCGACGTGGCCGACTTGATGCTCGTCAGCCCCACGGGGAAACGCGCCACCGTCGGCGAACTGGCCGACTTGCGGATCGAGAACGGGCTCTATAGCGTCAACCGCCGCGATTTGGACCGGGCCGTGACGGTCATGGCCAACGTCCGCGACGACCTGGGGGTGATTCCCGATCACGTCTTCAAGCAGTTGCGCGAACAGGTGCTGCCAGAATTCGGCCTGCAGTTGGCCGCGGGCAGCCGGGTCAGTTTTATCGGGCAGCCGAACACGCCGGCCGAGGGCATTCGTGCGTCCTTCACCGGCGAAAACGAGGAACGCGACAAGGGTGCATTCTGGCTGTTCAACTCGATGATCCTGGGCGTCGTCCTGATCTTCGGGATCCTCGTGATCCAGTTCTACAGCTTCCGGCAATCGATCGTGGTGATGTCGACCGTGCCGTTGAGCTTCGTGGGCGTGGTCGTGGGGATGCTGGTATGCCAGTTCGACTTCAGCCTGGCGGCCTTCATCGGCCTGGTCAGTCTGACGGGAGTCGTGGTGAACGACGCGATTGTGTTGGTCGATTTTGTCAACGAGGCGATCAAGCGCGGCCTGCCCCTCGACGAGGCCGTCGTCGAAGGCGGCATGAAACGGTGCCGCGCCGTGATCTTGACGATGTTGACTTCGAACGGCGGTATGCTGCCGACGTTTTTCAATTTCTCCGGCGGCTCGGAATTCTGGCAGCCGCTGTGCGGTTCGATCATCTTTGGGCTGCTGGTGTCGGCCTTCCTGACGCTGATCGTCATCCCGGTTGGCTACAGCCTGGCGTATGACCCGTTCGGCACGCGCCGCCGTCGCGAGGCGGGGCTCGTCCCGGCTGGCCTGACGCCGGGCCTGCCATCGCCCGCGCCCGATCTCTTGCCGGCGGGCGCTTATCGCACGGCCCCGCAAGCGACTTGA
- a CDS encoding DUF2251 domain-containing protein: protein MPVHVALETALTIGKKTTVQGPWKTPPRGVVFEDDGQAGYFYAVEHRASGERKMLDAVQIYEARSVPAAERDVRLKLVWSLDGNKAALMINDFTHAVFDFHLHRGYSRQHYGKTPGRWSTYDHRWDEQALDSLM from the coding sequence ATGCCCGTGCATGTCGCCTTGGAAACGGCCCTGACGATCGGCAAGAAAACGACGGTCCAGGGCCCATGGAAAACGCCGCCCCGCGGCGTCGTTTTTGAGGACGATGGGCAGGCAGGATATTTCTACGCAGTCGAACATCGCGCCAGCGGCGAGCGCAAGATGCTCGACGCGGTGCAGATCTACGAAGCTCGGAGCGTGCCGGCCGCTGAGCGCGATGTGCGGCTCAAGCTCGTCTGGTCGCTGGACGGCAACAAGGCTGCGCTCATGATTAACGACTTCACGCACGCCGTGTTCGACTTCCATCTGCACCGAGGATACAGCCGCCAGCATTACGGCAAGACTCCCGGACGCTGGTCGACCTACGATCACCGCTGGGACGAACAAGCCCTCGATTCGCTGATGTAG
- a CDS encoding SRPBCC family protein, which yields MPDPIHIVRRTTVAAPPSAVWAIVAEPQRLPDWFPCVERAFVLAGEGLGRLQQVEGPWGSQRFTRHERVVVWEPPHRLAWEFVAEWLDGQPAPHYAAQTRLTLSLEPLPGGGCALAIESYQVPADEAWAQALGSRSDASAAFLDQAAQRLAVLCRAEPG from the coding sequence ATGCCCGACCCGATTCACATCGTGCGCCGGACGACCGTGGCCGCGCCGCCGAGCGCCGTCTGGGCTATCGTCGCCGAGCCGCAGCGGCTGCCCGATTGGTTCCCCTGCGTCGAGCGCGCCTTCGTGCTCGCGGGCGAAGGCCTTGGCCGGTTGCAGCAGGTCGAGGGGCCCTGGGGTTCGCAGCGGTTCACGCGTCACGAACGGGTCGTCGTGTGGGAGCCGCCTCATCGGCTCGCCTGGGAGTTCGTGGCCGAGTGGCTCGATGGCCAGCCCGCGCCGCACTATGCGGCGCAAACCCGGTTGACGCTCTCGCTCGAGCCGCTGCCCGGTGGTGGCTGTGCGCTTGCCATCGAGTCGTACCAGGTCCCGGCCGATGAAGCCTGGGCCCAAGCGCTAGGCAGCCGCAGCGATGCGTCGGCCGCGTTTCTCGACCAGGCTGCACAACGCCTGGCCGTGCTTTGCAGGGCGGAGCCGGGCTGA